The following nucleotide sequence is from Vanrija pseudolonga chromosome 4, complete sequence.
GAATCTTGCGATACGCTATCGGCGCCACCTGCGTCTGCATGTCGTTTACGCGTGCGAGGATCTTGACGAGGCGGTACTGCTGGTCAGGTGAGTTCGCGGCTAACCCATACCTTGTACTCGTGAACTGGAGTTAGCTGGTATTTTACATTGGATTGACAGCTCACACATGAACTGGACGTCTTcagagctgctcgacgtggGCGATGGGAAGGCGCAGTCGACTGTCGCCGCGCTGATGACTGAGTGCGTGGGTTAGAGATGCTGCGTCGCCTGATTGGTACGGCATACCCACGTCGGGGTCGTCCGAGGATCATGCTTTGCCACACGTCTTCAGAGTAGATCTGGTGGGTTAAGCTCGGATTACCACACCATCTCACCCACCTCCCAGAAgactcgccgccggcgctccACCTCCTCAGGCTCAAGGTCCCAAGTATGCCCTGCGGGTGGGTCAGCTTCCTCCGCCAAGGTTCCAGCTGATGCCCGTACCATCACGATGCAGTCCGAGCTGTTGCATCAAATCAGCTAGCATTCCTCTTCCCAATGCTGTACTGACCGACTGAGCGCACCTGACCGCCATCCCCACAGTGTTCCAGAACGACTCGGTTGCCTTAGGCCCCTTGAACGTGTTGGAGATGTGACGGCTCATAAGGTTAATGGCCTGGACCAGTGTGATCGAGCTGGAGGAGTCTGGTGCGTGGGTGAGTCTAAATCACATCTTGCCACCTACTGATGGCGAGTGAAGATcgcccgaggaggaagtACTTCTCCGCAATGTCGTTGTCTGGTGGGTCAGTCAGCTGTCCGACACGGTCACCCACAAGGCGATAGCTCTAGGTCCATCGCGGCGCCGGACGCAATGACGAGGAATACGACCGCAAGCTGGTGCGTCGTGCCCCCGCCCGAGTGCGGCAGCCCGCCGTCGTAGAacttgtcgaggagggcgaagAAGAGACCTGGCTCCACCGTGCGGTTGAGCATCGCGGCATCCTGAACAGGTTAGTGATGCCCTGCACGAGGTACCTGCCTCGAAGTAGAGCGTCGCccagcgcgcagcgtcgtcgcgtctcgggagctgcgcgacgagccggtcAACCGTCTGGCCGCCGTGTGAGGCAAAGATGAACGGGTTCGCTTCCGCGGCGTAGCGGTCTGAGGCCGAGTGCTGGTGGGTTAACGCGGCCTTATGCGATACCCACCAAGATGTACTGCTCGCCAGCGTTGCCGTAGAATGTCGAGTagccgtccgcgccgacgaccagccGGCCATGGCCGAACTCCTTGTCTTggggctcgacctcgtcgtcgtcgttgtcatCTTCGTCTTCATCAaccccaccgccaccatgCCCCTCGAGAACGCCACCCCTCGTGAGTAAACCTTGCGACGAGGAAGAACGGGGGTtcacctcggcggcagcaagccggctctgcgccgccgcgagggctTGCTCCAGCTCCTGCACTTTGGCTTGGAGCGCAGAGGTTTCACTCGCCacttgagcttgtcgacctGAGCGCTGTTAGAccgccgcagccaccacAGCGCACCTTTCATCGGCTGGAGCATTCCTCCTGGACACATGCTGGCGGGTCAGACCGTACCGGTGCTCGCAAACTCACTGCCCGATCCCTCGTTTCCGACAGTTGGCACAGGGGAACTCGCGATCACATCTGGTGATATCAGCTTGCCAACGGTGACGACTACTGTAGCTGACTCACTTCCACTTCATGCGCCGGCACTCGAGACAGCTCACGATGGGCTGGACCCGGCGTCGTTTGGGCGCCCTTCCCTCCGCGGACGACATGGTCTATCCTCGAGCGGGCGGGAAGCCTTCGATGGCAGTAGATACAGGCTCAATCGTTAGCAATCTGCGCACTTGCTTGGTAGTGATGAGGAAGCGTTGTTATTGCTGCGAGTGTTATCAAGGAAACAAGGGGAGCCGAGTCGAGTGGGGTTTGGACTCGGGATCTTGGCTGTGGATGTGTGTGCCCTGCAGGGTTTCGGCAAACCACGGCTCATGGCCAGCGCGGAGCTGGGGCCTGGCCTGTCATCAAGGGCTCTCGTGGAATGTAGCAAGGCTTGTGAGTTGTAATGAACAATGTGGAAGCAAGAAGAGCAGGAGAACAAGAAGAAGATGTGGGGAACAAGAAGAGGGGGAATTTTTCGCGACGTCGCTTGCTGTGGCACTCGGGCAATGTGCGCTGGAatcgacgcgacgaggcTGTCCAAGACACATTCATTTCATCCTGCTTTCAACTACAACGCTTCGAGGCCACTAGATAGGCTCCAGAACATAGATGCCCTGGAAGTACTGTCTGTTGTACTTGACTCCACTgacctcgaccacgtccTCTGGCGGGGTCTGGGAGCGGAGCacgcgcgccacgcgccactgCTCGGCCGTGGGGATCTGGTCTGTCAGCTTCACCCCTTCCGgcacccaacccaccttggtCGCGTCCACCACACCCTCGGCACCAGGTTGGAAGCGGTTGACATACCCCTTCCGCTGGAGGaggggcgagtcgagcagcggGCCGAGAGACACGCTGTTCTTTGCCGCGGCGAACAGCCCAATCGTGAGGCGGTACTCGCCCGCCTGGTCGGCCGGGCACTGCGTCACCCTGTGGCGCGTAGCCGGCAGATGTCCGCCCGAGATGaactcgagcacctcgccaaggTTGACGATCATGCCCCCAGGCTTGTACTTGACGTagcgccacgcgccgtcCGCCGAGAGCACCTGCAGCGCTGCGATCGGCTGGGACAGCAGCATGGTCGTCACACCGTAGTCCTGGTGCCCGTGCATCTGGACTGCGCTCTTCGCGCGGTGCTCCGCCGAAGCGGGGTGGAACATCATTTGCCGGAAGTATCCTTCGCCGATCGGGCCGTTGTGGCTCTGGATCTTGTCCCACAGGTAGTCGTCCGGCAGCTCGAGCATGCGCGAGAGGAGACTGAGCAGCTTGCGGTTCACGACGTCGTGGCAGAACTCGGTGAACTCGCGGATCTCTCCAATGTGAGATGAGAGGCACGCGgggaggtcggcgtcgtcgcctagTGTCTCCGAGTAGTAGTTGTAGCTCTCGACATTGTCCTTGACGCCCTTGGCAATGTCCCAGAACCCGCGGGGCTTGTAGCCGGTGTACTTGCCCTGTACGCGTCAGATCTCCCCCATGGTCCCAACTCACAGTGTCCAGATACTTCCACTGGAAGCGctgcttctcctcctcggtgatgTGGCTGTCGATGAGCGCGTGCTGCGCAATGGCGAACTGGCGGTCAATCTGCTCCTGCGACAAGCCAAAGTTGACGAGATACAGAAAGCCATCCTCGAACACGGCCGACTTGAACGTCTCGTAcatcgcctcgcgctcggccaggTCCGGCGAGTCAAACTTGCTCAAGTCGATCGTGCGGAGCGTCGCCCAGTccacgtcggccttggtctcggcgggcggcaccCATGGGCGGACAGATGCGGCGGTAGCAATGGGCATGGTGTATGGCTGTTGCTGAGGTGTGGTGTTGCTGAACTTGGTGTTGGCTGCGGTGGTTGTGACAAGTGACACTGCAAACGTTATATTGATATCTGGCCGGGACGAGGCCAGCGCCGCATAATCGGAGCTGTCTCCCCCAGCTTGACCCCGgccccccactcacccccggACGCCTATCGCTCGACAGAATGCTTCCCGATCGGTGCCAGTTCTCATACAGAAGCATGGAAGCCGCACATCTCCACAAACTTCCCGCCTTCACCGAGGGCTAGAGCGATGTTGATGCCCAGCTCCGCAAGTGCGGAGCCAACATGCCGCCACCTGACCTGGCGGTTATCGGCTTCGCTTCGATATCTCGTCCAATCGCACGGTGGTGATGACCGAGGGCCAGGTCCGCATGTGCGGACCTGCGTGGTGTCAGTCACCGCCAAGCTGCGCCAAGCTGCGGGGTGCGGCCGGGCTCGAGTGCACGCAGAACGGTGAAGAAGCCAGCCAGGGAGGTGTGGCTCCGCACTTGCGGAGCTCGGCACCCAAGATTCCCCCACCCCCTGAACTTCTTTCCCTTTCGCGGTCCGTATCTCTCGTGACACTGCACTTGTCTCCACAGTCCTTATCGACAATATGGACGTCTGACATGGGCACTTGACGATTTAAAGGACTCACCGGGTGACTACATGGTGACTCCCCAGCACTTCCACCGTCTCGTGAGCTCCCGCCCCTCCAACAACGCAAGCTCATAGCCCAGGCGCACCCACAATGACCTACTCGTCTGACAGCAAGGAGGAAGCCATCGGCTCtatcgacgccgccgtcccgGCCGACTTTGCGGGCGACAACGGCGACTACCGCTTCACCCCAGAGCAGGGTGGGTTAGTTCAAGATGGCTgtcgctgacccgccagtCGCGGCTTACGAGATCGATCCGGACGTGCACAAGCGTGTCGTGCGCGCATACGACAAGAGGATCCTGCCTGTGGGTTATCTCCTCCGCCAGCTCTAACCCCCAGACCATCCTTCTCATGTACCTCTTCTCCGCACTCGACCGGGGCAATGTCTCGAACGCCAAATCGGACCACATGGAGTGAGTTGAGGGGGGGGGGATCGGCAACTCACACgcagcctcgacctcgggtTCAAGGGCAACGAGTGGAACACGATGCTCACCGTCTTCTACGTGCCCTTCTGCGTCATGGCGTACCCGGGTACCTTTATGAGCAAGAAGTTTGGGGCGCACCGCACCATGCCGATCTACATGGCCGGCTGGGGGGTGATGGCGCTGGTCACTGCCGCCGTCAAGAACTACCACCAGACGCTGGTGGTCAGGCTGATCCTCGGCATGGTGGGTGGCTTCATACATTCGGTGGAGATTCAGCCACTGACACCCTCAGTTTGAAGGCTGCTTCGGCGCCTCGCTCAACATGTACCTGTGCGTCCAGCTCTCTGAACACGACTCCGCTGTGAGGCTGACTCCCCAGGGCGTGCTTCTACAaacgcgacgagctcgggaAGCGCATGGCGACATGGTACAGCACCGTCGCCATCTCGGGCGCCTTCTCCGGTCTGCTGTCGTACGGCCTCTTCCAGGTCAAGTCGCGCCTCCACGGGTGGCAGCTGCTCTTCCTCGTAGAGGGCAGCTTGACTGTGCTCTTTGCTGTCGTCGCCTGGTGAGCTACCTCGTCCACAGTCGGAGCTGACCCCCAGGTTCGCTCTCCCGCCGCTTCCCACCAAGTCAACCTTCCTCACACCACACgagcgcaccgtcgccgtcatGCGCCTGCTCAAGGACGCCAcgaccgaggtcgacgcaGAGTTCAACCTCAAGGCGTACTTCGAGCCCGCGAAGGAGTGGCAGacgtgggcgtgggcgttcTACTGCCTTGTCAGTTGACTGAGACCCCAGCATAGCGCAACTGACATCCTATGTAGATCTACGGCGTCGCCAACCAGACCGCCTCTGTCTTCCTCACTCAGATCATCGGCAGGTTCGGTTTCTCCAAGGTCAAGACCAACTTGTACACGGTGCCGCCGTACGCATGTGCCGTGGTTGTTCTTTGTGAGCTGCCGGAATCGGGGCGAGCTGACCACAGGGTGCGTCGTCATCTCGTCCGACTACCACCGCGAGCGCACCTGCCACACCATGTTCGCCAACCGTGAGCAGCTACCAACCTCCATGTGTCACCCAGCTGACTTCTGCAGTGCTGGTCGTAATCGGTACCATCACCCTCGCATGCGTGCCGGTCAACCACATCGCGCCAGGATACTTCTGCACCTTCCTCATCACGTCGGGCAGCTTTATCCCCAGTGTGCTCTTCCTCAGGTGGGCAGTTGGAAGTGTGGAGTCACGACTAACTATCCCAGCTTTGTCCAGAACAACACGACAAAGGAGAACTCGCGAGCcttccgcgccgccgtgatGAACTTtggcgccaacgccggcggcattGTCTCTTGTGAGCTGACTCCTTGTGCATTCATGcgagctcacacccagcCAACATCTTCCTGCAGCAGTTTGCCCCAAAGTACGTCACCCCGCTCATTGTCTCGGCGGCGATCGCAGCGCTCGGCATCTGCGTCCTCATCTGTCTCCGTGAGTCGAGCTGCGGTCTGTGCGACGTCTCGAGCTGACTCGGCAGGCACCTACATGGTCCTCGACAACCGCCGGCGGAACCGCGAACAAGGCGTCACATGGACCAGCAAGGACGTgccgaccgccgcgctgTCCAACGGGCCTTCGGACCCGCAGTACCGCTGGTTCTACTAGacgggggcgggcgtggaGAGGGAGGGTGGTCGCGGAAAACACAGTTGTCTTGGGGCCGGTGTATGCAATTGTCATGTCGAGTACGCCGGGACGCAGCCTCTCGCGTGGTAGAGACCGATGTGGTCGACAATCCGCGCACTGGTGGCGCTGCTCAAGGACGTCAGCCAGCGCAAAAGGCTGCTGCAGAAACATGCCCAAAAGACGTCTCCACACGGTCGACTATGCGCTGGTGAGGTCCCTTGCAGTGCACTGGTTGTCAGTGACACTGGGAAGAGGTCAACCGCGACGGGCCCCCTCATCGcgcacacaacacacacaacacaccacGCACACAAAAGACAGTTCGCCGCTCCCAGACCCCGGCCGCCAatctccttcctcctgaGACAGGTCCGGATCCAGCGAGCGTCGaaccgccgccgttgccgttccGATGTTCACACAGCAACAGGCGACTGTTGCTCCGTGACCACCAACGCTTCGGTGTTGCTTGGAGCGGGCACTTGCCCAAGAGCGTTCGGCACACGGGAGACGCGCGCCAAGCCTCGCGCTTTGCAAGGATTCCATGGTTACACagagcggcgagcgagtgtCGTTCCAACGAGGCTGATGTTGGCCACTCGCCGTCATTCGCCTACGACAGGTCACAGAAAGCACTATATGCATTGTACCAGGTGTCACCTAGCCCAGAGTCCTTGCTACAACTGTCCTTGCAACTACTGCACGAGAGGGACACCGCGCTGcacacggcggcgctcgacaccGCGCTGCTCAAGTGCGCGGCGCTTCATCGAGAGCGTGTGGAAGATGTCGGCATCGTGCAGCCACCCGTCCTGGGCTGGCACGCCGCCCTTGAACGCGCCCCAGTTCTTGAGAATGCCCTGGACAATGTAGTTGCCCGCGACGAAGATgttctcgacggcgggctCGAAGCCGCCCTGGTCGGCCACGAACGCGTCGTACGCGTTCTTGCCGGTGGGCGCGCGGTCAAAGTCGGACGCGGTGCGCATGAGGACGACACGAGAAAAGTCGACGCGCTTGACCTTGTGTGCGCGCACCATGGCCTCAAAGGACGCGTTGTCCTCCTGCGCCGTGAGCGCGTACACGCCCGTGTTGTTCGTCCACAGCTGCGTAATGTTGCCGAACGCCTCGGAGAGCAGGTTGCCGGCAAAGTACACGTCGGACgtggcgacgtcgccgtAGAACACGGCCGGGGGCGCGTTGGCCGGGGTGTAGTTGTACGTCGCGCggtacgccgccgcggtcgccgtgTCGTTCAGTTTGATGTCCGAGGGGATGAGCGCGCGGACCTTGTCACGGAGGTTGGTGTTgagctgggggtgggtgtgagctcaGCTATGTACAGTGTCAGCTGGTGCTGGACTCACCTCGAACACCTCGGTGCCATAGAtgaccgcgccgtcgagcgtgccAGGACGCTTGGTCCCCTGGACCCAGTAGCCCGTCGTCCAGTTGGATGGGAtctggcgcgcgtcgagctcgtacgCGAGTGCAACCTGGACGGCGtagcgcgcgaggccgaccgaGCCGGTGGTCGCGATATGCGGGTTGACCCCGGCGATGCCGGCGAAGAGGCTGGAGCAGTGGTGTCAGCGTCTCGCTCCTTTGAATGCCGCCCGGGCCCTTCTCGGGTTGTCTCGCCAAGactcggtcggcgcgccggcctccgACTCACAAGTACGTCTTGCGCAAGTCAAACTTGTCgctgagcacgagcgcgctgATGGTCGCAGCGGCGTtgatctcgccctcgcccgtgaTGAGGTGACagacgtcgcgcgcggcgttgcaGTTGACGTAGGGGAACAGGGGCGAAAGGCCGGGCAGGGAGACGTTGTGCGTGAGCTTGAGCGGGGCAGTCCACACGTCCTCGGGCGAGAACATGCTGTGGGCGGGTGGTCAGCTCGAGCCCGGCCCAGTGCGCTGCTTgcacgacagcgacgcgcaCACCGATGACTCACGACACGATGAAGACCTTGGGGGTGATGCAGCCGTCGTTGTTGCGgggagcgacgagcgccgacgcggccgtcgcgaggaCCGAGAagaggagagcgaggcgcatggtggtgtggcggTGGAAAGGGTGGTGGGGAAGACAAGTCGGCGTCTCTGCACCCCACGCTGGCTTAAGTATGCTTCTTGCCTGtctcgctcgcccccgccccccacaACACCCAGCTTGTCGAGTACGGCACTCTCGCACCGTCTTTGGTTAGAGTTTCGATCTATCAAAGGCATCCTACATACTCCATCCATTCcaggcgccgcgccgtgtcTATTTCGGGGGTGTCGCGATAACATGGAGCAAGTGGACGGCGCGGTCGCAGCCGATAAGGCCAGGGATCTTGCAGGGCCGCCATGCTGAATATGTGCATATAGCCTCGGTAGTTGATGCCTCACGCGAGCAGGCAGCGTGCATACAGGCCGAAGCGAGCGTAGCATGGCGCACATGAGGGTTCCAGGGATGCGGCGGGGTGTGCGTCTAGCCAATGCAATGCTCGTGCGCTGTCCTTCAAGAAGGTTTGACCGTCGTCATCTGCCACTGGGTGTTTGTTACGAGAGCCGCTGGGCCTCCCGAAGCGACGACCTACACCATGCCATGTTACACATTCCATCGAGACGCTATTCCGCAAACGTCATAGTCAGTGCCTCGACACCGAACAATCTGCTTGCTTCATTCATATTCTGTTTGTGGCCAGGTACATGATGTCCTTGCTCTCAACCGTAGATCTCGCTGCTGTCGAGCCACGGGTAAGAGTACGCCATGCGGTGCGCAGGCGGGTTGAGCGCGGCCTGGCGCATGCGCGAGAAAAAGCCAGAGCCCTCGAGCATGCCgtctcctccgccaccgctgccacggccactgccgcccgcctcggcagccttcgcgccgtcgccgtcgccgcggtcgagctcgtcgcgcaggtgcTGTACCTCCTTGAGCAGGGTGGGGCGGAACTCGGGCGGGTGCTTGGACTCGTCGGCTGCAATCTGGAGGAGGGCGGATACGCtgcggggtgtgtgtgtcagctgggGGTCCTCGAGATGATCGCCTCAGCCTgccacgtcggcctcggcactACTCACAACGCCTCCTTCATGTACGCAAAGCTAAACTTGTCCGTCTTGTCGGCaaactcgtcgagcaggtcgtcgggGAAGTCGATACCTTCGACGTCGGAAACCTTGTCCTGCCAGTAGACGGCGTActggcggcgctcgtcgcgcgtcggGTTGGGGAAGTTGTACTTGCGGTCGAAGCGGGACGGGCGGTTCGAGAGCGCCaggtcgaggcggtcaaAGTGGTTGGTTGTGCCGATCTGGTGTGGGTCAGCGGGGAGAGAACACGGTGGGTGTGTGGTTCGAGGGCGGGATGCCCGCTCGCCTacgcaccagcagcagcccgtcgttgtcgtcgatgcCGTCCACCTCGTTGAGGAAGAACGCCCTATTCTCGTCCGTGAtgagcgagtcgaggtcCTCAAACACGAGGAGGCAcggcgcctcctcgcgcgcgcggctgaAGATGTCCTTGatgccgccctcgtcgcccatgTACGCTGGGCGTAT
It contains:
- the SPAC1F7.11c_7 gene encoding putative transcriptional regulatory protein, producing MSSAEGRAPKRRRVQPIVSCLECRRMKWKCDREFPCANCRKRGIGHMCPGGMLQPMKGRQAQVASETSALQAKVQELEQALAAAQSRLAAAEVNPRSSSSQGLLTRGGVLEGHGGGGVDEDEDDNDDDEVEPQDKEFGHGRLVVGADGYSTFYGNAGEQYILHSASDRYAAEANPFIFASHGGQTVDRLVAQLPRRDDAARWATLYFEAGLFFALLDKFYDGGLPHSGGGTTHQLAVVFLVIASGAAMDLELSPYNDIAEKYFLLGRSSLAINSSSSITLVQAINLMSRHISNTFKGPKATESFWNTLGLHRDGHTWDLEPEEVERRRRVFWEIYSEDVWQSMILGRPRLISAATVDCAFPSPTSSSSEDVQFMFHEYKQYRLVKILARVNDMQTQVAPIAYRKILEVHRALMSFESDLPALLHVDAALSPTTHHRIHFQRLTLKLLAQEGYMFLHRAYFARALRDFAKEPLASTFGYVIELEASRVVLSIFRDSLAVNSLLACRFWIFFFHAFTAVVNFAAVVVRSPTSSLAAAALVHVEQGLALFESIPEGFRSRDDLPVLRRLAEQARLALRSVGAREPHTADDIIGIGTKLVRMDQPAPPQDYKMPTTLDEAVAVAHQVDIEHPEPPASEPGQEWWCPIPEATLFDLNSSIGSLEASLDLDEYSHRPY
- the JRG21 gene encoding putative 2-oxoglutarate-dependent dioxygenase JRG21 translates to MPIATAASVRPWVPPAETKADVDWATLRTIDLSKFDSPDLAEREAMYETFKSAVFEDGFLYLVNFGLSQEQIDRQFAIAQHALIDSHITEEEKQRFQWKYLDTGKYTGYKPRGFWDIAKGVKDNVESYNYYSETLGDDADLPACLSSHIGEIREFTEFCHDVVNRKLLSLLSRMLELPDDYLWDKIQSHNGPIGEGYFRQMMFHPASAEHRAKSAVQMHGHQDYGVTTMLLSQPIAALQVLSADGAWRYVKYKPGGMIVNLGEVLEFISGGHLPATRHRVTQCPADQAGEYRLTIGLFAAAKNSVSLGPLLDSPLLQRKGYVNRFQPGAEGVVDATKVGWVPEGVKLTDQIPTAEQWRVARVLRSQTPPEDVVEVSGVKYNRQYFQGIYVLEPI
- the SPAC1039.04_4 gene encoding putative transporter — protein: MCGPAWCQSPPSCAKLRGAAGLECTQNGEEASQGGVAPHLRSSAPKIPPPPELLSLSRTSTVSPGAPTMTYSSDSKEEAIGSIDAAVPADFAGDNGDYRFTPEQVAAYEIDPDVHKRVVRAYDKRILPTILLMYLFSALDRGNVSNAKSDHMDLDLGFKGNEWNTMLTVFYVPFCVMAYPGTFMSKKFGAHRTMPIYMAGWGVMALVTAAVKNYHQTLVVRLILGMFEGCFGASLNMYLACFYKRDELGKRMATWYSTVAISGAFSGLLSYGLFQVKSRLHGWQLLFLVEGSLTVLFAVVAWFALPPLPTKSTFLTPHERTVAVMRLLKDATTEVDAEFNLKAYFEPAKEWQTWAWAFYCLIYGVANQTASVFLTQIIGRFGFSKVKTNLYTVPPYACAVVVLWCVVISSDYHRERTCHTMFANLLVVIGTITLACVPVNHIAPGYFCTFLITSGSFIPSVLFLSFVQNNTTKENSRAFRAAVMNFGANAGGIVSSNIFLQQFAPKYVTPLIVSAAIAALGICVLICLRTYMVLDNRRRNREQGVTWTSKDVPTAALSNGPSDPQYRWFY
- the SPAC1039.04_4 gene encoding putative transporter, whose translation is MTYSSDSKEEAIGSIDAAVPADFAGDNGDYRFTPEQVAAYEIDPDVHKRVVRAYDKRILPTILLMYLFSALDRGNVSNAKSDHMDLDLGFKGNEWNTMLTVFYVPFCVMAYPGTFMSKKFGAHRTMPIYMAGWGVMALVTAAVKNYHQTLVVRLILGMFEGCFGASLNMYLACFYKRDELGKRMATWYSTVAISGAFSGLLSYGLFQVKSRLHGWQLLFLVEGSLTVLFAVVAWFALPPLPTKSTFLTPHERTVAVMRLLKDATTEVDAEFNLKAYFEPAKEWQTWAWAFYCLIYGVANQTASVFLTQIIGRFGFSKVKTNLYTVPPYACAVVVLWCVVISSDYHRERTCHTMFANLLVVIGTITLACVPVNHIAPGYFCTFLITSGSFIPSVLFLSFVQNNTTKENSRAFRAAVMNFGANAGGIVSSNIFLQQFAPKYVTPLIVSAAIAALGICVLICLRTYMVLDNRRRNREQGVTWTSKDVPTAALSNGPSDPQYRWFY
- the NUP_0 gene encoding Purine nucleoside permease — its product is MRLALLFSVLATAASALVAPRNNDGCITPKVFIVSMFSPEDVWTAPLKLTHNVSLPGLSPLFPYVNCNAARDVCHLITGEGEINAAATISALVLSDKFDLRKTYFLFAGIAGVNPHIATTGSVGLARYAVQVALAYELDARQIPSNWTTGYWVQGTKRPGTLDGAVIYGTEVFELNTNLRDKVRALIPSDIKLNDTATAAAYRATYNYTPANAPPAVFYGDVATSDVYFAGNLLSEAFGNITQLWTNNTGVYALTAQEDNASFEAMVRAHKVKRVDFSRVVLMRTASDFDRAPTGKNAYDAFVADQGGFEPAVENIFVAGNYIVQGILKNWGAFKGGVPAQDGWLHDADIFHTLSMKRRALEQRGVERRRVQRGVPLVQ